In Musa acuminata AAA Group cultivar baxijiao chromosome BXJ2-8, Cavendish_Baxijiao_AAA, whole genome shotgun sequence, one genomic interval encodes:
- the LOC135619490 gene encoding pentatricopeptide repeat-containing protein At1g62350-like yields MASSSTGSALQFRNLRPLLALERGSPTSLRGPSRIRCGLRGERKPLWRGRVMSTEAIQAVQALKLANSSSSSRRIEGVLDARVGRLLKADQIAVLAELRRQNEWQLALQVFAFIRKEVWYKPELSLYSDMIFMLGKNKLIGLAEELFSELQKEGLQPDTRAYTEMIGVFLQVDMVEKAMDVYKSMKELGCSPDKLTLTILIRNLEKVGLEDLASDVRKDCAEYMDFPEKFLKDVDKKFPKRRSLKLV; encoded by the exons ATGGCGTCCTCGTCGACGGGCTCTGCCCTCCAGTTCCGGAATCTACGACCGCTACTGGCTTTGGAAAGAGGAAGCCCTACGAGCCTTCGAGGGCCTTCAAGGATCCGCTGTGGGCTGCGGGGCGAGAGGAAGCCGCTGTGGAGAGGGAGAGTGATGTCCACGGAGGCGATCCAGGCCGTCCAGGCCCTCAAGCTCGCCaattcctcctcctcgtctcgcCGGATCGAAGGCGTCCTCGATGCTCGCGTCGGGAGGCTCCTGAAGGCCGATCAGATTGCGGTGCTCGCGGAGCTCCGGCGGCAGAACGAATGGCAACTTGCCCTACAG GTTTTTGCATTTATTCGAAAGGAGGTGTGGTATAAACCAGAGCTGTCACTATATAGTGATATGATATTCATGTTGGGAAAGAACAAGCTGATTGGACTTGCTGAAGAACTATTCTCTGAGTTACAGAAAGAGGGATTGCAACCTGACACTCGAGCCTACACTGAAATGATAGGAGTCTTTTTGCAAGTTGATATGGTGGAGAAAGCAATGGATGTATACAAATCCATGAAGGAATTGGGCTGCAGTCCTGATAAGTTGACACTGACCATTTTAATTAGGAATCTTGAAAAGGTTGGACTGGAAGATCTGGCCTCTGATGTAAGGAAGGACTGTGCTGAATATATGGATTTTCCTGAGAAGTTCTTAAAAGACGTCGACAAAAAATTT CCAAAAAGGAGGTCACTCAAACTTGTCTGA
- the LOC103994733 gene encoding CMP-sialic acid transporter 4 isoform X2, whose amino-acid sequence MLQNGMIECSVCHSKLVSPSPRSVSRAYDKHRTRVSSKTRPLNFLLVVGDCILVGLQARHQKVGEKPLLSVSTFVQAARNNVLLAVPALLYAINNYLKFIMQLYFNPATVKMLSNLKVLVIAVLLKIIMRRRFSIIQWEALALLLIGISVNQLRSLPEGSTALGLPVTMIAYVYTLVFVTVPSMASVYNEYALKSQFETSIYLQNLFLYGYGAIFNFLGIIGTVIFKGPSSFNILEGHSKATMFLICNNAAQGILSSFFFKYADTILKKYSSTVATIFTGIASAALFGHALTMNFILGISIVFISMHQFFSPMAKVKDETPVGKLEVMEAQHTRSKETSFVNMAAGAAEDVSHRTGHDERQPLLPI is encoded by the exons ATGCTTCAGAACGGGATGATAGAATGCAGCGTCTGTCACTCCAAATTGGTCTCACCAAGTCCAAGATCTGTATCAAGGGCATACGATAAGCATAGGACTCGAGTTTCATCCAAAACTCGTCCTCTCAACTTTCTTCTTGTTGTGGGTGATTGCATCTTGGTCGGTCTCCAG GCTAGACACCAGAAGGTTGGAGAGAAGCCTCTTCTATCAGTTTCCACATTTGTACAG GCAGCTCGGAATAATGTCCTTCTTGCTGTTCCTGCACTTCTATATGCAATCAACAACTACCTAAAGTTTATCATGCAG TTATACTTCAATCCTGCAACAGTAAAAATGTTGAGCAACCTGAAG GTTCTGGTGATTGCAGTCCTTTTAAAGATTATAATGCGAAGGCGATTTTCCATAATTCAA TGGGAGGCTCTTGCACTTTTGTTGATTGGGATAAGCGTAAATCAGCTCCGGTCATTGCCTGAGGGTTCCACAGCGCTGGGTCTACCTGTTACAATGATTGCTTATGTGTATACACTAGTTTTT GTTACTGTTCCATCAATGGCCTCCGTCTACAATGAATATGCATTAAAAAGCCAGTTTGAGACAAGTATCTACCTTCAG AACTTATTTTTGTATGGTTATGGTGCAATATTTAACTTTTTGGGCATTATAGGAACTGTCATTTTTAAAG GACCTAGTAGCTTCAATATCCTTGAAGGCCACTCAAAGGCTACGATGTTTCTGATATGCAACAATGCAGCACAGGGCATACTTTCGTCCTTCTTTTTCAAATATGCTG ACACAATCTTGAAGAAGTATTCATCTACCGTTGCCACAATTTTTACTGGCATAGCATCTGCTGCATTATTTGGTCATGCATTGACCATGAACTTTATCTTGGGGATTTCCATAGTCTTTATATCTATGCACCAG TTCTTCTCACCCATGGCCAAAGTCAAGGATGAGACACCAGTTGGGAAATTGGAAGTGATGGAAGCTCAACATACCAG GTCAAAGGAAACTTCTTTCGTAAACATGGCTGCTGGTGCTGCTGAAGAT
- the LOC103994733 gene encoding CMP-sialic acid transporter 4 isoform X1, which translates to MLQNGMIECSVCHSKLVSPSPRSVSRAYDKHRTRVSSKTRPLNFLLVVGDCILVGLQPILVYMSKVDGKFKFSPISVNFLTEVAKVLFAVIMLLFQARHQKVGEKPLLSVSTFVQAARNNVLLAVPALLYAINNYLKFIMQLYFNPATVKMLSNLKVLVIAVLLKIIMRRRFSIIQWEALALLLIGISVNQLRSLPEGSTALGLPVTMIAYVYTLVFVTVPSMASVYNEYALKSQFETSIYLQNLFLYGYGAIFNFLGIIGTVIFKGPSSFNILEGHSKATMFLICNNAAQGILSSFFFKYADTILKKYSSTVATIFTGIASAALFGHALTMNFILGISIVFISMHQFFSPMAKVKDETPVGKLEVMEAQHTRSKETSFVNMAAGAAEDVSHRTGHDERQPLLPI; encoded by the exons ATGCTTCAGAACGGGATGATAGAATGCAGCGTCTGTCACTCCAAATTGGTCTCACCAAGTCCAAGATCTGTATCAAGGGCATACGATAAGCATAGGACTCGAGTTTCATCCAAAACTCGTCCTCTCAACTTTCTTCTTGTTGTGGGTGATTGCATCTTGGTCGGTCTCCAG CCTATACTAGTTTATATGTCAAAGGTGGATGGGAAGTTCAAGTTTAGTCCCATCAGTGTGAACTTTTTGACAGAGGTTGCAAAAGTTCTCTTTGCTGTCATTATGTTATTGTTCCAG GCTAGACACCAGAAGGTTGGAGAGAAGCCTCTTCTATCAGTTTCCACATTTGTACAG GCAGCTCGGAATAATGTCCTTCTTGCTGTTCCTGCACTTCTATATGCAATCAACAACTACCTAAAGTTTATCATGCAG TTATACTTCAATCCTGCAACAGTAAAAATGTTGAGCAACCTGAAG GTTCTGGTGATTGCAGTCCTTTTAAAGATTATAATGCGAAGGCGATTTTCCATAATTCAA TGGGAGGCTCTTGCACTTTTGTTGATTGGGATAAGCGTAAATCAGCTCCGGTCATTGCCTGAGGGTTCCACAGCGCTGGGTCTACCTGTTACAATGATTGCTTATGTGTATACACTAGTTTTT GTTACTGTTCCATCAATGGCCTCCGTCTACAATGAATATGCATTAAAAAGCCAGTTTGAGACAAGTATCTACCTTCAG AACTTATTTTTGTATGGTTATGGTGCAATATTTAACTTTTTGGGCATTATAGGAACTGTCATTTTTAAAG GACCTAGTAGCTTCAATATCCTTGAAGGCCACTCAAAGGCTACGATGTTTCTGATATGCAACAATGCAGCACAGGGCATACTTTCGTCCTTCTTTTTCAAATATGCTG ACACAATCTTGAAGAAGTATTCATCTACCGTTGCCACAATTTTTACTGGCATAGCATCTGCTGCATTATTTGGTCATGCATTGACCATGAACTTTATCTTGGGGATTTCCATAGTCTTTATATCTATGCACCAG TTCTTCTCACCCATGGCCAAAGTCAAGGATGAGACACCAGTTGGGAAATTGGAAGTGATGGAAGCTCAACATACCAG GTCAAAGGAAACTTCTTTCGTAAACATGGCTGCTGGTGCTGCTGAAGAT